Genomic DNA from Gimesia aquarii:
AAACCACTTCCATTCGAGAGGCTTTCATTCAGTTGAGTCGTCCCGGTCGCCGAAGTGGTGCTGTGATTATTGTCAATGGATTAGATCAGGTCACCGGTATCTTTACTGATAGTGACCTCGCCAGACTACTGGAAGAACGTCGCGAAGGACAGCTGGATCGTCCTATTTCCGAAGTTATGACAGCCGAACCCACAACCATTCAGTCTGATGCTTCATTGGAAGCAGCAATTACATTACTTAAAACTCGTAAATTAAGCGAACTGCCTGTCGTAGATCAACAACATTACTTAGTAGGTCTCATCGATATTACCGATGTCATTGGTTGGCAACCACAACGTGAATCAGCCGAAGTGAACACTCAAGCGAGTTAATTTCGGATTTTTATTTTTTCCTTTCAATAAGTCACATCCTATTTTAGAAACGACCTTGTAATTTCTATGGCAGAAGCCATTCACCATAATCGGAATGGATTATTCGATCGCCTGATAGCCAGTCGTCTGTTGTTGATCTGGGTCACAACAGCTTCACTAACTGGTGCGTACCTTGTTTATGCGCAGGCGATACGACTTGTGATTAAAGAAAAAGTGATCCGCCGCGAATTTCCGAAAGAAGTCATCGAATCGCCTGCTTATGCAACAGGGAATAACGAAAGAGCCAAAACGCATCTACCCGAAAGTCCCTGGGCCGCTGATGCTCGATACCAATTCCAGGATGAAAATGTCTTCGTCTATACTGAAAAATGGGAGCAGGAAGAAGAAAAAAAAGCAGCACGCTTGAAACCGTTTGCGATGTTGATGTTCGACCAGAAAAAAGGGAAAGCTGAACAACCATTTGCATTAATGAGTCAAGAGGCGCTGATTCGTTTTGAATTCCCATTTGGGGTCAAACACACTGACCCCGGGCGGATGATTGCTGGCTCACTAGAAGGCAATGTAAAAATTACAGGACCGAATGGTCTAGTCATTTATGGACGTAATTTCTTCTACGATGAATCATCCATGAACATCTGGAGCGATCACGAAGTTCGTTTTGCATATGAAAATCACGAAGGTCAGGCGCGTGGCATTGAAATGAAACTAATCCCTTCTGCCACGAAACCAACGGAGCTCAAGCCGGCTGCAGAGGGCATTCGAGAAATCGTACTTCGCCGGGACGTGCATATGAAACTGGCCTTGAAAAAAAAACCGGCGTCATCAAAAAACGGAAAGCCACGTTTTGCAACTGTAAAAAGCGCAGGGAGCTTTACATTTAACCTGGAAACAAATCAGGGAACGTTTACCGACAACGTTCGCGTTTATCAACCAACCAGCCCGTACCAAAAAGATACATTAGAATGTTATAACTTACAATTGCAGTTTGTTCGCAAAGAAGACGCTGAAAGTCAAACAACAACACCAAAAACGTCTGACAAGACTGACCTCGTTCGTTCTAGTGGTAATCTTCAATTCCAACAACTCGTTGCTACCGGCAGTAATGTCAGACTCATCTCCGAAGAAAATCAATTTTCAGGCACAATGACGCGACTTTCCTATAACGAAGAAACCAAAACCATCGTTCTAACTGACAAAAGAAATGTTTACATTAAGCAGCAATCTTCAGAACTCTGGTGTCCTGAAATCACCATTATCCAGAACCAAGAGGGCAAGTTGGAAACGGTTACCTGCAAAGGAGCTGGCCGGATAAAATACCATGATGCTAACACAGACCAGTTAACCAGAATCCAATGGGCCAAACAGATGAAAAAAACCATTGATCCACAAAATGGACTTGAAATGGTAGAACTGGAAAAGCAGTGTTTCGTCACTCAGCCACTTGAAAAATTTGCAATCGCCGCACAAAAAATACGTTTATGGTTAAAAGGCGATCTGCCTTCTTTAAAAGAAATCGATTCAAAAAAACAAGGATCAAGTCAACAAGCCTTAACCGATTCTGGAAAGATGCAGAACAAACTGGATCCGTACAAAATGATTGCGGAGCAGGATGTTGCCATTTACAGTCCCCAACTCAGAGGAAAAACCAAACGGCTCGAAGTCTGGTTTGGTCCCGTAGCGACCCCGCAGTCAGCGCCCAATGCGCCTATTGGAAATCAAACGCAGCTACAACAGCCGACTGTAAAACAGGTAGCATTTGCAGTTGAGGATCCAATCCTTCCATTAAAGGCACCTCAATCAACGCGCATACAGACGCTCGCCATGAATCAAAGTGGCCCTTTTTCAATCCAACCTAAAAAAACTGTCTCAACCAATGACAATCAAACTATTGATTCAGAAGAAGGTCGAGCTAAGCTCCCGTCTCGTAAAAAAAATTCTGATTTCTTTGGTAGACGCGACGCAAATAAACCGCTCGAACCAGTAATGGTAATTGCAGATTTTATGACACTGCGTGTGCAAAAGAATGCGCTCGAAAAAGCTGAAGTCGCAGAAGTTTGGACCAAAGGAAATGTCTCTGTTCAACAACTTCATGGTGCGCAAGAAAAACCATTGCATATCACTGGTAACCAGTTGCATATCCGAAACAAAGGCAACAATGATCAAGTGGTACATGTCATTGGCAGACCTGCGAAAATCAATGAACGAGGTTTCCAGATGGAAGGCGATAATATTTTTCTCTATCGTCTTGCAAACCGAGCTGAAGTCCAGGGGAAAGGCCTACTACTGCTCCCTGTGCGTGGGGGCAGACGATCTGCTGCTGGTTTACTTTCCGGTGCAGAAGGTATTACCGAAGGACAGAGTAAAGCGAAATCTCCCCTAAGTGGTTCGGCAGACCAGTCTGATCATGTTTTGGAAATACACTGGGAAAAGGAAATGATCTTCGATGGATTGACAGCAAACTTCTTCGGAAAAGTCAGAACCAATATGGGAGATAACCGGCTACGCTGTCAGGAAATGGAAGTAATTCTGTCTGATCGAGTTTCTTTTACAGAAAAAAACTCAAAGGAACAGAAACCAAAAGTTCATTTCATTACCTGTCGAGATGGAGTGGAAGTAGAGAGCAATGAGTATTTGGAAAATCGATTAATTGGAATTCGCCGCGCCAGTTTCTGGCAGATGAATGTCGATCAGGAAACAGGCAATGCCGAAGCGCACGGTCCTGGGTGGTTGATTTTGTGGCGGAGAGAAAATCCGGGAAAACCTAACTCGCAAACAAAAGTTTCACAAGCCAATCAGCCACAAAAGACCGACACAGATAGTTGGACCTACACGCGGATTGACTTTAACGGCAAAATGGAGGGTAATGTTTCACAACGCAGTACTAACTTCGACGATCGCGTGCAAATTACCTACGGAGCCGTCAAACGGCCTCTCGATACCATAAATCCCAATAAACTGCCCCCCCAAGCAGGATGGATGCGCAGTAATTCTTTGAAACTCATCCAGCATGAAATCAACGGTCAGAAAAAGAAATTCATTTCAGTTTTAGCAAAAGGAAATGCAGAACTGGAAGGGAATACGCTCATCAAAAACAAGAGTACCCCGATGAATCAATCTTTTATTGCTCGAGCCGATACGATTAGCTTTGATGAATCGAAAGACTTGTACACAATGCGTTCCTTTGGAAACCGTAAAGCGACTCTCCGACGTTATTCTAAGGGGGGCAACGGACCAACTATGAATGAATCGCAGGAAATCGAGTTCGCACCCACTTATGATCGAGTCACATTACATGGTGTAACTGTCATACAAGGATTGCCTTAATCAAATTCACGGTTAATCTCAAGAATACTTCTTTTTTCCGCTGATCGCCTCGTCTACAATTATAAAGCGAGATTTCCAGCTTCGGTTTCAATAAGGAAGAACTGCGATTATGTCTATTCAAAATCATCAATCCATTTTCGGCATCGCTATTGCCCGTTTGAGACTGGTTGAAGATACGAATAGACGTTTTAATTTCAGCATCCCGTTTTACAGTCTGATGATCTTCCTGTTACTACTGGGAATGCCAACTCGAAGCTTCGCACAAAACTCTCGCGCGCTGATGACTTATCAGAAACAACACGCGGCTTTGCAAAAAAACTTTGAAGCGAATTTGAAGAAACTAGTCGTTCAATGCCAGCAAGATCAACAACTTGATGGAGTGCAGAAAATCACCCAGTTGCTGAAAGAGTTAGATGAGCTTGATCCGCAATCAAATCCACTTCCAAAATCAGTGCGTGATGAAATTCCTCTTAACCTACCCACAGGAGAACGTGCCTGGCGTTTGAAACTTCGTAATCTGCAGGAAAAACAAGCAAATGATCTGTTTGTGTTTTCGCGCAAAGTATTGCATGCAGGCTTTCCCAGTTTTGCATATGACTTGGTCTTAGAAACCGCTTTTCTTAACCCGGATCATCGCTCAGTTAGATTGATTCTGGGTTACGTTCGTAACGGCAATGACTGGGTTACTCCTTTCGAAAAGGAGATGCAACGCCGAAAGTATCAATGGCACGAAAAGTATGGCTGGCTTCCGGCCGCTCATATTGCCCGCTATGAAAAAGGAGAACGCTACGTCAATGGTCGGTGGAAGTCGTCAGCACAGGAAGCGGAAATCAGGCGTGACTTCCGAAACGCCTGGGAAATCCGTACCGAACATTTTCTGATTAAAACGAATCACAGCCTTGAAATGGGTGTCAAACTGGCAACCGAAATGGAAGATTTTTATCGCTACTTCCATCAGACCTTCGTCGGCTTTTTCAATACACCAGAGCAACTGAATAAGTTGTTTCAAGGAGCCAGAAATTTTTTCAAACGAAAAAATGGTCATCAGCATGTGATGCATTACTACAGTACTCGGGAAGAATACGTAAATAGATTACAGAAAGAGATTCCACAAATCGGATTAACACACGGTATTTATCTGTTTGGTGATCGGATTTCTCATTTTTACCATCGCCCTGATGCGGAAGGCGATCTGGGAACACTTTATCATGAAGCAACGCATCAATTGTTTTATGAAGCGGGTATCGTTTCCAAAAACAGGGAAGTTGGCGAGAAGAATCATTTTTGGGCCATCGAGGGCATTGCCTGCTATATGGAATCATTTGAGAAAAAAGGCGATGTTTTCAGATCCGGGAATCCAAAGCATATTCGCTTCAACGCAGCCCGTTATCGTCTCCTGCAAGATAACTATTATATTCCTCTGGAGACATTCGCCTCTATGGGCCGTAATGCATTTCAGACGAGCCCAAACATAAGTCCCAACTATAGTCAAGCCTCAGGATTGTCTCATTTTTTTATGCATGCTGAAGGCCGAAAATATCGCGACGCTTTTATCAGTCAGCTGACACAACTTTATAGCTTTAACTCCCGAGTTCGCAACAACGCAAAAACTCTGGAAGAGCTAACCGGCGCCTCTTATACCGAGCTGGACCGCCAGTACAAAGAATATTCAGCCACTCTACAAAATGCGCTCGATGAAAGCGAATTAAGTCTGCAAACTCAGTAGGAACATCCTTATTGAGTTTAGTGGATCCAGTTTGTTCTTATTGCTCTTCGAACTACAGCATTCCATTCCTTCTTCGAAGAAATCAATTTATGACCTCAATAATAAGGTCTTATCAAAGCGATGAAGAATCGCATGGACTCTGATAGTTAAACTGCCCTGATTGATTTGCGTATAATGCTACTTTATGATCAATATATCCACCTAGAATTAGAATGGGCTAAATCGTGACGAAAATAAAAAACGGATTCTGCCCTGTTAGAGCGCTCTGAACGAAAGAAACTTGCAATGAGACGGCTATTGATATTCTCTCTGTTAGGGCATATTTTCCTGTTTAATGGCAGTGTGGCTCACTCTGACATAGGAAGCCCCCCCTTCGTATCTGGATTCGACCGATTTGCTCGACATGGTGAGATCAAATCACAAACAGGCGGATGGCTATTATTGAGCGAGCTGAGTTGTACCGCCTGTCATCAGACCCCACATTCTGATTTACAACCCAAACGCGGCCCTCGCTTGACCAGTATTGGTAATCGTCGGCTACAAACATGGATCAGGGACTACCTCAGATCTCCACATTTAGTCAAACCCGGCACAACGATGCCCGACGTTCTACATGGTTTCTCAGAAAACAAAAAACGCCAGACAATCAACGCATTAGCTGCATTCTTAGCAACTCAACGTACCGCATATCCAACAATTAAAGCCACTGGTTCGAATCCAGTCCCTTATGAATTCTGGAAGAAAGGAAATGTGAAACAGGGACAGAATTTGTACCACAAGATCGGCTGTGTTGCCTGTCATGAGCCGGATGAAACCTACGAACCAGGTGAAACGAAAATTTCTCCTACCGACAAAATGCTCGCACAACTCGACCCGGAAGACATTAAAGAGCTAGGCTTGTCAGGCGCAATGCGTCCTGTTAAGTCGGTTCCGCATGGGAATCTGTCGGCAAAGTACACTCGTAAGGCATTAACGTTTTTTCTGCTGGATCCAGCTCAAAGTCGGCCGTCAGGACGTATGCCGAATCTCAAATTAAAGGCTGTGGAAGCTGCGGATATCGCTGCCTACTTACTAAGAGATCAACGACCTCAAGATGAAATAAAAATTACCAATAGTGATTCCACACTCATTGCTGAAGGTAAAAAATATTTTGTAGAGCTGAGGTGTGTAAATTGCCACACAGTACAAAATTTACAGCCGAAAGAATATGCGAAGCCTGTTATAAAATTAGGCAAGCAAGCGTCGACAGGCTGTCTCACTAACCATCAGAAAGGCCTGCCCTACTATCCTCTTGATGACCAACAGCAAACTGCGATACAAGAGACGTTGGAAAAATTACCCGACGACAATAAATTAGATACCGAACAGCGTTTAAGCTTTCAAATATTGCAACTCAACTGTTTCGCCTGTCACGAAAGAGAGAAACAAGGGGGTGTCGGTTTCAATCGTAAGCCTTATTTTGAAACTGCCGGACATATTGACCTGGGTGATGAAGGACGCATTCCTCCTACGTTAGTGGGCATCGGTTATAAGTTACAAAAAAAATGGCTAACAAAAGTTCTTAATGGAAAAGGAGACATTCGCCCCCATATGCTGGCTCGCATGCCAGTCTTTCCTGCCAAAGTCATTTCGACTTTACCTGCGATGTTTGAAACGGTAGATCGCACTCAGAGACAAACAGAAAAACAAATTTTTCATAATTCTACAAAACTGGCTGTTGCAGGTCGCACGATGCTGGAGACAGGTTGCATACAATGTCATCCGATTCGAGGCGAAAACATGCCTGGGGTGGTAGGTACCGATCTGGGTGATGTCACGAATCGCGTGCATGCCAATTGGTTTCGCGAATTTTTGTTGAACCCGGGCGCACTCAAACCGCGAACTCGGATGCCTACTTTTTTCCCTGATGGAAAAAGCCAGAATAAATCGTTACTCGATGGTAATGTGGATCGACAAATCGCTTCTGCCTGGGCCTATCTTAAAGCGAGCAAGAAACAGCCTCTACCAGAAAAAATAATCGAAGCAAAGTCGAAAAACTATGAGTTAGTTCCCAAAAAACGACCTATTATCTTACGCACCTTTATGAAAGCTGCGGGAACTCATGCGATTGCTGTTGGCTTCCCGGAAAAAGTTCATTTCGCATTTGATGCCGAGCATATGAGACCTGCCATTGCCTGGAAAGGACGCTTCCTCGACGCACAAGGAACTTGGTTTATTCGGTTTGCACCACCGGCAATACCCCTTGGTGAAAGCCCTGTGCTGATGCCTGCAGGATCACCATTTGCGGTCTTAAACAGTCTAAATCAACGCTGGCCAGCAATCAGTTCTGCAGACAGTCCTTATCAATTTCGAGGATTTAAAATTGATGCAGAGGGTATCCCTACCTTTCTATATTACTTTCAACAATTTGAAATCGAAGACCGGTTTGAACCTGTCGAAAAACAAACACTGAAACGACGATTGAAGATCAAACGAAATCAGCCATTAAGTAAACAGGAAAATCTGTGGTTCCGTGGATTGACGGGGAAATATCTGAAACAGATCAATTCGACTACTATGAAAAATGATGCTGGTTTAACGGTGTCGATTTCAGGAACTCTCGCAAAGACTGGTAAACTACATACTATTGAAAATGAAACCGACTGGCTTATACCAATTCCAGCCACAGATAACATCGTAATCGAGGTGAACTACCAATGGTAAAGCGATTGCATTTCTCACTTCTGGTTTTTGTGCTGACGATGTGCTTCGCTCACATTGACGTGCAACAGTCTGCATTCGCCGAAAGCGAAGAGGACTATTATCGACTCGTTTCGATTACGACCTCAAAAGCACAAACCAAATCTCGTGCGCAAAATTGGAAGCCAGCGCCCGGTGATCTTGTACTGGAGGTGAGTGGCATGGCAGTGCTTGATGAACGACGCCTTGCCGTTACGATTCGTAAAGGTGAAATCTGGATTCTGGATGGCGTGTATGATGAGCCGCCGAAAAATGTGACATACAAGCGTTTTGCGACTGCACTGCATGAACCACTAGGATTAATCTGGAAGGATAACTCCTTTTACACGGTACAACGCAGTGAATTGACGCGTATTCGTGATACCGATGGAGACGAGGTGGCAGATGAATATCTGACAGTTGCTAAAGGTTGGGGTGTGACAGGGCATTATCATGAGTACGCTTATGGACCTAAACTCGATCACCAGGGTAACATGTGGCTGACATTGAATATTGGCCTGGGCCTGAAACAAGAACACAAACAACGAGCCGTCCATGAACCGACACTCGGATTTTCACAAGGTCGTTGGCGAGGCTGGGGTATGAAATGTACTCCTGAGGGAAAACTGATTCCCGTCTGTGCCGGTATGCGTTCTCCCTCAGGATTAGGTGTGAACCGTGCCGGAGATATGTTCTACACCGATCAACAGGGAAACTGGGTCGCCACCAATACGTTGCACCATATGCGTAAAGGAGCCTTCTTTCACCATGTCGAAGCATTAGCTTCCATGAATCTGAAAGGATCGCCGATTCAGGGAATCGAAACGATTCCCAATGGACTCCCTTTTCCCGAGGCTATGAGACAATTCCCGCAACTCAAACCTCCGGCAGTCTGGTTTCCATACAAGAAAGTCGGGCAGTCGACCACAGACATTATGCTCGACAATAGTGGTGGGAAATTCGGTCCGTTTGATGGTCAGCTTTTCATTGGCGAATTTACACAAGCCGCGATGCAACGTGTCTTCCTGGAAAAAATTGATGGTCAGTATCAGGGAGCCTGCTTTCCGTTCCGTGCAGGCTTTGCCTCTGCCGTACTCCGTATGGACCAGGGAACCGATGGAAGTGTGTTCGTCGGCTTAAGCAACCGTGGTTGGAGCAGCCTGGGAACTGCTTCTTACGGACTTCAACGATTAGTCTGGACACGGAAGATGCCCTTTGAAATTAAAGAAATGCGTGCTCAGCCCGATGGTTTCGAATTAGAATTCACGAAACCCGTTGATCCCAAAACTGCCACCAACCCAAGATCTTATAAAATGAAGAGCTATACTTATACGTACCACTCCTCATATGGCAGTGACGAAATTTTGACTAAAGAGTTGACGTTCGAAAACCTCACTGCCTCTGCGGATGGTTTAAAAGTTAAACTAAAGATCAATGGCCTCCGTGAACTCTACGTTCATGAATTGCTGGCGGATGGAGTGAGGAGCAGTGATGGACAATCCTTACTTCACCCTCAAGCGTATTATACGTTGAATCGAATTCCAAAATAATCCTGACTGAGAACAAACAAATTTTAGCTGAAAAACTAAACTCTGTTGTCAGTTAAGAAAACCACGTTCTCTTAATTCCTGAATATTTCCAGGAGCGCTTTCCCAGACACGCTCAGCGGCATAACGCATAACGGCAATGCCTCCCATGTCAGGCGGCGCACTGAGAATAGCAACGTGCTCTTCTTCTTCGTCATCAAGCTGTTGATTCAACTTGGCAACCGCTTCTTCTATACTGTCACTGACAATACGTTCGGGGCCACTGGTATTTGTAAATTTGAGATTCGAAAAACCAGCTGTACGAGATAAGAGAAAAGCCGCTATTTCTGCTTCTTCCTGTTCCTCGAAGAAGTTTCGAAATTCAGGTTCCATACTGTCTGGAGTAATAATCGTGGGACGTGTGATACTCACTTCTCCCTTACGAATACTAACCGTAGAACCACGCTGCGGCGCACCACATACCAGAAAATAAGGCAAAGTCTGATCACCAAATGTAAACAGAGAAAAGTTCACAGGGCGTTCAATTTTTACCGTTGTCCATATTTCGAAGAAACGCTGTTCGTCGAACTCGTGAGAAAAATTCATCAGGCTCCAACCATGGTGAATAAAATAGAAACGTGAAGATTGTGGGTTAAGGAACTTGGCATTAGCTTAGTTTCTTCAACTTACTCACCCGGCCTACTGAAACCCATTCCGTTACAAAGAGATTACCATCCCCGTCAAAGCAGGCATCATGTGGATGAATAAATCGTCCTGCTTTCCATAATCGGGGCTGCTTTCGAACTTTAAAGCCATCCAGCACTTGATTGGTCCAATCCTGATTGTACCCCAAATGAGTAATAACGTTATTATTCTTGTCAAACAATGTGACACGTGCATGCAAGTCAGAAACAACCATGAGGTCCCCTCGAATATCAATATCGGCAGGGAAGCTGACGGTATTCACAAAACCAAGATGTTTTCCGTCTAGCGTGAAATATTGTAAACGATGGTTTGCACGATCACAGACAGCGATTTTTGGTTTTCCACTCCGCTCATCTAACCACATACCATGCGGCGTTTTCATCTTGCCGGCTTCAGTTCCACTTCCCCCCCAACTGAATTCGAATTTTCCGTCTTTTGTGTATTTGTGAATAAAGTGCGATCCATATCCATCACCGACATAAACTCCTCCGTCGGGAGCAAAGGCGACATTTGTAGGACTGTAGCGAGTATTTGATTTCTTGTAATGTTCGGGAGTTTCTGGACGACTGATTTTCCAGACAACTTCTCCCTTTAGATTAGTCTTTGCTACTACTCCATGTTTGGTATCTGAGAGATATAAAAACTCTTCGTTTCCTTCTTTGCGAACGTCGATACCATGCCCACCACCATGATACTCCTTGCCGAAGGATCGCACGAATTTTCCTTCCGGGCTGAATACGACGATGGCATCCATAGGTATCTTGTTTTTGGAAC
This window encodes:
- a CDS encoding NHL repeat-containing protein, whose translation is MDQSSTKRGDKTGSRRAFLKSTGAAVVGGFFAPAILGAEDKAGVKNPVMGEGEYKYEAIHGWGEVPKHIQWGETHGVCVDEAGLIYVKHRSKNKIPMDAIVVFSPEGKFVRSFGKEYHGGGHGIDVRKEGNEEFLYLSDTKHGVVAKTNLKGEVVWKISRPETPEHYKKSNTRYSPTNVAFAPDGGVYVGDGYGSHFIHKYTKDGKFEFSWGGSGTEAGKMKTPHGMWLDERSGKPKIAVCDRANHRLQYFTLDGKHLGFVNTVSFPADIDIRGDLMVVSDLHARVTLFDKNNNVITHLGYNQDWTNQVLDGFKVRKQPRLWKAGRFIHPHDACFDGDGNLFVTEWVSVGRVSKLKKLS
- a CDS encoding DUF1570 domain-containing protein, giving the protein MSIQNHQSIFGIAIARLRLVEDTNRRFNFSIPFYSLMIFLLLLGMPTRSFAQNSRALMTYQKQHAALQKNFEANLKKLVVQCQQDQQLDGVQKITQLLKELDELDPQSNPLPKSVRDEIPLNLPTGERAWRLKLRNLQEKQANDLFVFSRKVLHAGFPSFAYDLVLETAFLNPDHRSVRLILGYVRNGNDWVTPFEKEMQRRKYQWHEKYGWLPAAHIARYEKGERYVNGRWKSSAQEAEIRRDFRNAWEIRTEHFLIKTNHSLEMGVKLATEMEDFYRYFHQTFVGFFNTPEQLNKLFQGARNFFKRKNGHQHVMHYYSTREEYVNRLQKEIPQIGLTHGIYLFGDRISHFYHRPDAEGDLGTLYHEATHQLFYEAGIVSKNREVGEKNHFWAIEGIACYMESFEKKGDVFRSGNPKHIRFNAARYRLLQDNYYIPLETFASMGRNAFQTSPNISPNYSQASGLSHFFMHAEGRKYRDAFISQLTQLYSFNSRVRNNAKTLEELTGASYTELDRQYKEYSATLQNALDESELSLQTQ
- a CDS encoding c-type cytochrome, whose protein sequence is MRRLLIFSLLGHIFLFNGSVAHSDIGSPPFVSGFDRFARHGEIKSQTGGWLLLSELSCTACHQTPHSDLQPKRGPRLTSIGNRRLQTWIRDYLRSPHLVKPGTTMPDVLHGFSENKKRQTINALAAFLATQRTAYPTIKATGSNPVPYEFWKKGNVKQGQNLYHKIGCVACHEPDETYEPGETKISPTDKMLAQLDPEDIKELGLSGAMRPVKSVPHGNLSAKYTRKALTFFLLDPAQSRPSGRMPNLKLKAVEAADIAAYLLRDQRPQDEIKITNSDSTLIAEGKKYFVELRCVNCHTVQNLQPKEYAKPVIKLGKQASTGCLTNHQKGLPYYPLDDQQQTAIQETLEKLPDDNKLDTEQRLSFQILQLNCFACHEREKQGGVGFNRKPYFETAGHIDLGDEGRIPPTLVGIGYKLQKKWLTKVLNGKGDIRPHMLARMPVFPAKVISTLPAMFETVDRTQRQTEKQIFHNSTKLAVAGRTMLETGCIQCHPIRGENMPGVVGTDLGDVTNRVHANWFREFLLNPGALKPRTRMPTFFPDGKSQNKSLLDGNVDRQIASAWAYLKASKKQPLPEKIIEAKSKNYELVPKKRPIILRTFMKAAGTHAIAVGFPEKVHFAFDAEHMRPAIAWKGRFLDAQGTWFIRFAPPAIPLGESPVLMPAGSPFAVLNSLNQRWPAISSADSPYQFRGFKIDAEGIPTFLYYFQQFEIEDRFEPVEKQTLKRRLKIKRNQPLSKQENLWFRGLTGKYLKQINSTTMKNDAGLTVSISGTLAKTGKLHTIENETDWLIPIPATDNIVIEVNYQW